Proteins encoded within one genomic window of Candidatus Latescibacter sp.:
- a CDS encoding C69 family dipeptidase, translated as MKKIVLYSIAFLLFVALSSFGAEPADYQQCFAIVAGRLATADGSVLFGHNEDNSFKNVAGMRKVKRMEHPEGELVTLQGGGRIPQVKTTWAFWWMQLPEQKFSDCFFNEHGVALVTDNCPSREDKPDITEGGIGGPILRQIVAERARTAREGVHLVGSLIEKFGYIASGRTLIICDPREGWLVAMVNGKHWVAERVPDDRVAVIANTYTIREVNLKDTRNFLGSADLIEYAVKRGWYDPAKGPFSFEEVYADPKTRVAAGNTHRQWSATRRLAAGTVPLPEEARLPFSVKPKAPLTVRDITEALRDHYENTPYETAANYQERPPHKRHTATICSPGTNHSSVFQLRPAMPWGAGSIWWIALHQPCSAPYIPIYLDEDMVPAGLAFGQASAAGDSTGKEIPSSAPAYQVFGRLAVWVDGDYASRIPALRKQWNLLEETNYSVQKQFEGIVLKEMKTHPDIAKELLGRYTQGILARAVQQAEKVEK; from the coding sequence GTGAAAAAGATCGTTCTTTATTCCATCGCTTTTCTGCTTTTTGTAGCGCTCAGTTCTTTTGGGGCCGAACCGGCTGACTACCAGCAGTGTTTCGCCATTGTGGCGGGAAGGCTGGCCACCGCCGATGGCAGCGTGCTTTTCGGACACAACGAGGATAACAGTTTTAAAAATGTCGCCGGGATGCGGAAAGTCAAGCGCATGGAACATCCGGAGGGAGAATTGGTGACCCTCCAGGGCGGCGGACGAATCCCCCAGGTAAAAACCACCTGGGCTTTCTGGTGGATGCAGCTTCCGGAACAGAAATTCAGCGACTGTTTCTTCAACGAACACGGAGTCGCGCTGGTCACCGACAACTGCCCCTCCCGTGAGGACAAGCCGGATATCACCGAAGGCGGCATCGGAGGCCCGATTCTCCGTCAGATCGTGGCCGAGCGCGCCCGAACCGCCCGTGAGGGGGTGCACCTTGTCGGTTCGCTGATCGAGAAGTTCGGGTATATCGCCAGCGGAAGAACGCTTATCATCTGCGATCCCCGCGAAGGATGGCTGGTGGCGATGGTAAACGGCAAGCACTGGGTAGCCGAGCGGGTCCCGGACGACCGGGTTGCCGTTATCGCCAACACCTATACCATCCGCGAGGTGAATCTGAAGGATACCCGCAATTTCCTCGGCTCGGCCGATCTGATCGAGTATGCCGTCAAACGGGGCTGGTACGATCCCGCAAAAGGGCCGTTCAGCTTCGAGGAAGTCTACGCCGACCCCAAAACCAGGGTTGCCGCAGGCAACACCCACCGTCAGTGGAGCGCCACGAGACGCCTTGCCGCCGGGACAGTACCCCTGCCTGAGGAAGCCAGGCTCCCCTTTTCAGTGAAACCGAAAGCTCCGCTTACCGTTCGCGATATCACCGAAGCGCTCCGCGACCATTACGAGAACACCCCATACGAAACGGCGGCCAATTATCAGGAACGCCCGCCGCATAAACGTCACACCGCCACTATCTGCAGCCCCGGAACCAACCATTCCAGCGTTTTCCAGCTCCGTCCGGCGATGCCCTGGGGGGCCGGTTCGATATGGTGGATCGCTCTTCATCAGCCGTGTTCAGCTCCCTACATCCCGATTTATCTCGACGAGGACATGGTTCCGGCGGGTCTTGCTTTCGGCCAGGCAAGCGCGGCGGGCGACTCGACCGGGAAAGAGATTCCCTCTTCCGCGCCAGCTTACCAGGTATTCGGCAGGCTGGCGGTCTGGGTGGACGGCGACTATGCTTCAAGAATCCCTGCACTCCGGAAACAATGGAATCTGCTGGAAGAAACAAATTATAGTGTTCAGAAACAGTTCGAAGGGATAGTCCTCAAAGAAATGAAAACGCACCCGGACATCGCAAAAGAGTTGTTGGGGCGTTACACCCAGGGCATCCTTGCGCGGGCGGTGCAGCAGGCGGAGAAAGTAGAAAAGTGA